One window of the Pogoniulus pusillus isolate bPogPus1 chromosome 38, bPogPus1.pri, whole genome shotgun sequence genome contains the following:
- the RBM7 gene encoding RNA-binding protein 7 codes for MGAAAAEADRTLFVGNLDPKVTEELIFELFHQAGPVIKVKIPKDRDGRPKQFAFVNFKHEESVPYGLSLLNGIKLFGRPIKIQFRSGSSHASQEGGAAGAPHGAAGTSQSGALHPAPNCSRYDRSTDSVAAAGFSSVQRCPPAADNLQRQAVMNSTLRSQPPFGGKYEPPGYAPPGYQHPHAFHPSAAPLMPRRPELPAMRKVRLNTHPYHPEGRHFGREPRFGERSFDERGHHDAEHHCRGGRDEPAYDDRHRDSWSHDYDYRRESYREGRWHPSRH; via the exons ATGGGGGCAGCGGCGGCCGAGGCGGACCGGACCCTCTTCGTGGGCAACCTGGACCCCAAAGTCACCGAGGAGCTCATCTTCGAGCTCTTCCACCAG GCGGGTCCGGTGATCAAGGTTAAGATCCCGAAGGACAGAGACGGCAGACCCAAGCAATTCGCTTTCGTGAACTTCAAACACGAAGAATCCGTCCCTTACGGTCTGAGCCTTCTCAACGGCATCAAGCTGTTCGGGAGGCCCATCAAAATCCAGTTCCGATCAG ggagcagtcACGCGTCTCAGGAGGGCGGCGCAGCCGGTGCcccacatggagctgctggcaccagccAGTCTGGCGCACTGCACCCGGCCCCGAACTGCAGCAG ATACGACAGGAGCACAGACAGTGTGGCAGCAGCGGGATTCTCCTCGGTGCAGCGGTGCCCACCGGCAGCTGACAACCTGCAGAGACAAGCAGTG aTGAACAGCACCTTGCGGTCACAGCCACCCTTCGGGGGCAAGTATGAGCCGCCCGGCTATGCCCCGCCTggctaccagcacccccacgcCTTCCACCCCTCGGCAGCCCCCCTGATGCCACGGCGCCCGGAGCTGCCAGCCATGCGCAAGGTCCGCCTGAACACCCACCCCTACCACCCTGAGGGCAGGCACTTCGGCCGTGAGCCGCGCTTCGGCGAGCGCAGCTTTGACGAGAGGGGACACCATGACGCTGAGCACCACTGCCGCGGCGGCAGGGACGAGCCTGCCTACGACGACCGGCACCGTGACAGCTGGAGCCACGACTATGACTACCGGAGAGAAAGCTACCGGGAGGGCAGGTGGCACCCGTCCCGGCACTGA
- the REXO2 gene encoding oligoribonuclease, mitochondrial — MLGGSLAGLRSCAGRPWRGRRRAAAMAGGGMGQRMVWVDLEMTGLDVEKDQILEMACLITDSDLNVLAEGPNLIINQPDELLEGMSEWCKEHHGKSGLTKAVKESKISLQQAEYEFLSFVRQQTPPGLCPLAGNSVHADKKFLDKYMPQFMRHLHYRIIDVSTVKELCRRWYPEEYEFAPKKAASHRALDDIRESIKELQFYRDSIFKRKMEEKKRKLIENGESEKASS, encoded by the exons ATGCTGGGCGGCAGCCTCGCCGGCCTGAGGAGCTGCGCCGGGCGGCCGTGGCGGggccggcggcgggcggcggccaTGGCCGGCGGCGGGATGGGACAACGGATGGTCTGGGTGGACCTGGAG ATGACGGGCCTGGACGTGGAGAAGGACCAGATCCTGGAGATGGCCTGCCTCATCACCGACTCCGACCTCAACGTCCTGGCCGAG GGCCCCAACCTGATAATTAATCAGCCAGAcgagctgctggagggcatgTCTGAGTGGTGCAAGGAGCACCACGGGAAG TCTGGCCTAACTAAGGCTGTGAAGGAGAGCAAAATCTCCCTTCAGCAGGCAGAGTACGAGTTCCTGTCCTTCGTGAGGCAGCAGACACCCCCGGGGCTGTGTCCTCTGGCAG GGAACTCCGTGCATGCAGACAAGAAGTTCCTTGACAAGTACATGCCGCAGTTCATGAGGCACCTCCACTACCGCATCATTGACGTCAGCACCGTCaaggagctgtgcag aCGCTGGTATCCAGAGGAGTATGAGTTTGCACCAAAGAAGGCAGCTTCTCACAG AGCGCTGGATGACATCAGGGAAAGCATCAAAGAGCTGCAGTTCTACAGAGACAGCATCTTCAAGAGGAAaatggaggagaagaagaggaagctgattGAGAATGGAGAAAGTGAGAAGGCCTCCAGCTGA